In Bacteroidota bacterium, one DNA window encodes the following:
- the ispD gene encoding 2-C-methyl-D-erythritol 4-phosphate cytidylyltransferase yields the protein MHTTDVIIVAAGSGTRFGAPKQLLQLLGKPLYRHSLDVFASHELVRRIVLVVSKDVRSQIADEVATVFGDGRIEMVLGGETRQASVSNGLAQLSIGAASELVLVHDAARPGIDAAVISAIIEAIDRHGAALAAIPVVDTLKREADGFSAATISRASLWRAQTPQGARRALLLKAMDEARIRGYEGTDEAELLERAGVAVKLVLGNERMMKVTYPDDLERVALLLRR from the coding sequence ATGCATACCACCGACGTCATCATCGTCGCCGCAGGCTCAGGCACGCGCTTCGGGGCTCCGAAGCAGCTATTGCAATTGCTCGGGAAGCCGCTCTATCGTCACTCGCTGGATGTGTTCGCTTCGCACGAACTGGTGCGGCGCATCGTCCTCGTCGTAAGCAAGGATGTGCGGTCGCAGATTGCAGATGAGGTTGCAACTGTATTCGGTGACGGACGCATCGAGATGGTCCTTGGCGGCGAGACGCGCCAGGCATCCGTTTCGAACGGCCTTGCACAATTATCCATCGGCGCAGCGAGTGAGTTGGTGCTAGTCCACGATGCCGCTCGTCCCGGGATCGACGCTGCGGTAATCAGCGCAATCATAGAGGCGATCGACCGTCATGGCGCTGCACTTGCGGCGATACCGGTCGTCGATACACTGAAGCGAGAGGCTGACGGATTTTCGGCAGCGACAATCTCGCGAGCGTCGTTGTGGCGCGCGCAGACTCCGCAGGGAGCCCGACGCGCGCTTCTTCTGAAGGCAATGGATGAAGCGCGAATTCGCGGATACGAAGGGACCGACGAAGCCGAACTGCTGGAACGCGCAGGAGTTGCCGTGAAGCTGGTCCTTGGCAATGAGCGGATGATGAAGGTGACCTATCCTGACGATCTCGAACGGGTTGCGTT
- a CDS encoding DUF5615 family PIN-like protein, giving the protein MQVVNDVNLSPSWVETLQAAGISAIHWRAIGPLDAPDQLIFTWAREHQHIVFTHDLDFGTILALTGAIGPSVVHVRTQDVSVEHLGATVIRSLQAHAEALTSGALLTIDEYRARIKLLPLRSTSN; this is encoded by the coding sequence ATGCAGGTCGTCAATGACGTGAACCTCTCGCCTTCGTGGGTCGAGACGCTGCAGGCAGCAGGCATATCAGCCATTCATTGGAGAGCGATCGGTCCTCTCGATGCGCCGGATCAATTGATCTTTACATGGGCTCGTGAACACCAGCACATTGTCTTTACCCACGACCTTGATTTCGGTACCATTCTTGCGCTAACCGGAGCGATCGGACCCAGTGTGGTACACGTACGAACACAGGATGTGTCCGTTGAGCATCTGGGAGCGACGGTGATTCGTTCGTTACAAGCACATGCGGAGGCACTCACAAGTGGGGCATTGCTTACCATTGACGAATATCGCGCTCGCATCAAGTTGTTGCCCCTTCGTTCGACCTCCAACTAA
- a CDS encoding DUF433 domain-containing protein: protein MRELSRITLDPAVMGGKPCIRGMRITVGTIVGLLASGKSETDILKVYDYLEVADIRQALAYAAWRSEEIETPLADA from the coding sequence ATGCGAGAATTATCCAGAATCACTCTTGATCCGGCAGTGATGGGAGGCAAACCATGTATCCGTGGTATGCGCATTACGGTCGGGACAATCGTCGGATTGCTTGCTTCGGGCAAATCGGAAACGGATATCCTGAAGGTGTACGATTATCTCGAAGTAGCTGACATCCGACAAGCGCTCGCGTATGCGGCGTGGCGTTCGGAAGAAATCGAAACGCCGTTGGCCGATGCCTGA
- a CDS encoding MFS transporter, whose translation MNSVVTNISNYVSNVRRVTAHRSFRRLLVASFVSGLGDQLGYLAFLAAVSAGSEDVYAIGGISVAEMFAGLIALPLVQIIIDRYDKRRMLLVADLARAVIFILAAMANELWLYFVCGFCAAAFTQLFDPSRSALEPHYIPDGQIVQANGFRQSLLSLVMILGPAIGGLLIGTMGFRIAFLINAASFLFSAALVIDLERVTTTQRDSHRFVDEISGGLRAVRGNPTLMFLFILMGSFHLAVGMQFPLIFVYIREAFGGGTRELSWLISSMGIGGIVGGLLMSQLPKERHPFDISKRRGKVNIAVIALLDGGVLMTFTSLHGLVPMVCMFGLFGIIGSAFYVGITTAITENTDDEHRGRVFSLYSAQRGPALMLSVIIGIPIAKSLGSGPVLVGSGGAEVLIGLVAIVVAGKIRSPKMLMRTMFSL comes from the coding sequence GTGAATTCTGTCGTCACAAACATATCGAACTACGTCTCGAACGTCAGGCGCGTAACGGCTCATCGGTCGTTCCGGCGGTTGCTGGTGGCTTCGTTCGTCTCCGGGCTCGGGGATCAACTCGGCTATCTGGCATTTCTTGCCGCCGTCTCTGCCGGCAGCGAAGATGTTTATGCGATCGGCGGTATTTCCGTCGCGGAGATGTTCGCGGGCTTGATTGCACTGCCTTTGGTGCAGATCATCATCGATCGCTACGATAAGCGCAGAATGCTGCTCGTTGCCGATCTCGCACGCGCAGTGATCTTTATCCTCGCAGCGATGGCGAACGAGTTGTGGCTGTACTTCGTCTGCGGGTTTTGTGCAGCCGCGTTTACGCAGCTCTTCGATCCGTCGCGTTCGGCGCTCGAACCGCACTACATCCCCGACGGCCAGATCGTGCAGGCAAACGGATTTCGCCAAAGCCTGCTGTCGCTCGTGATGATTCTCGGTCCGGCGATCGGCGGCTTGCTCATCGGGACGATGGGGTTTCGCATCGCGTTCCTCATCAATGCGGCGAGCTTCCTGTTCTCGGCGGCGCTCGTGATCGATCTCGAACGAGTAACAACGACTCAGCGCGACTCGCATCGCTTCGTCGACGAGATCTCGGGCGGATTACGAGCTGTGCGCGGTAATCCGACGCTGATGTTCTTGTTCATCTTGATGGGAAGTTTTCATCTTGCCGTCGGCATGCAATTTCCGTTGATCTTCGTGTACATCCGCGAAGCGTTCGGGGGCGGGACGCGCGAACTCAGCTGGCTGATTTCGTCGATGGGAATCGGCGGCATCGTGGGGGGGCTCTTGATGTCGCAATTGCCAAAGGAGAGACATCCATTCGATATTTCGAAACGACGCGGGAAGGTAAATATCGCCGTAATCGCGTTGCTCGATGGTGGGGTCCTGATGACATTCACGTCGCTGCATGGGCTGGTGCCGATGGTGTGTATGTTCGGACTTTTCGGCATCATCGGTTCGGCATTCTATGTCGGCATCACAACAGCTATTACGGAGAATACGGACGATGAACATCGCGGCCGCGTGTTCTCGCTCTATAGCGCACAGCGCGGTCCGGCACTGATGCTGTCAGTGATTATCGGTATCCCGATCGCGAAGTCGCTCGGTTCGGGACCGGTGCTCGTCGGCAGCGGTGGCGCCGAGGTGCTGATCGGTTTGGTTGCTATCGTCGTTGCCGGCAAGATCCGTTCGCCGAAGATGCTCATGCGCACGATGTTCTCGCTGTAA
- a CDS encoding tetratricopeptide repeat protein, with the protein MEANDQPLAADSQSASSSDANEPIRTEDILLERLKSAPPVKPQIPPPMLFGIVMITIALGVIVYFISKTPEKYAEDPHAEARKQAAADSAALFAKRMKLQPYVDSLAKVVASDPANPEFHKEYANALYEANDWQKAQTEYEAYLKGDPKDPDAIIDYAYVLTQTTQDYRRAIDEIEKALKIDPEHVKGLFNAGLLSVQAFPDKKTAIEKSEGYFNRARAAAEKKGETEMVKNIDEVLAEIAKIKSNPNPGGAAGGGMGQ; encoded by the coding sequence TTGGAAGCCAACGATCAGCCACTTGCTGCCGACAGTCAGTCTGCGTCCTCTTCGGATGCGAACGAGCCAATTCGTACCGAAGATATTCTCCTGGAACGGCTTAAGAGCGCCCCGCCGGTAAAACCCCAGATTCCGCCGCCGATGCTCTTCGGCATTGTGATGATCACGATCGCCCTCGGTGTGATCGTGTATTTCATCTCGAAAACGCCGGAGAAATATGCCGAGGACCCGCATGCCGAAGCACGCAAGCAAGCGGCTGCCGATTCTGCTGCGCTCTTCGCAAAGCGCATGAAACTACAACCCTATGTGGATTCACTTGCGAAGGTCGTTGCCAGCGATCCGGCAAATCCTGAATTTCACAAAGAATATGCAAACGCACTCTACGAGGCGAACGACTGGCAAAAAGCGCAGACGGAGTATGAAGCATATTTGAAAGGCGACCCGAAAGATCCGGATGCTATTATCGATTATGCGTACGTGCTGACACAGACGACCCAGGATTATCGTCGTGCCATCGACGAGATCGAAAAGGCGCTGAAGATCGATCCCGAACATGTAAAGGGACTCTTCAACGCCGGCCTCCTATCGGTGCAAGCCTTCCCGGATAAGAAGACAGCCATCGAAAAATCCGAAGGCTATTTCAACCGCGCTCGCGCCGCCGCCGAAAAGAAAGGCGAAACCGAGATGGTCAAGAATATCGACGAAGTTCTGGCCGAGATCGCAAAGATCAAATCCAACCCAAATCCCGGCGGTGCTGCTGGCGGCGGAATGGGCCAGTAA
- a CDS encoding integration host factor subunit beta: protein MTKADIVDRVAKATGVTKLETEILVDGFFKTISEMLAEGEHFEIRGFGTFKVKERKPRMARNPRTGAQVPLDVHWVPTFKPSRELRAMINDRMKAKRTAASS, encoded by the coding sequence ATGACGAAAGCGGATATAGTCGATCGCGTAGCGAAAGCGACGGGCGTGACGAAGCTGGAGACCGAGATATTGGTTGACGGCTTTTTCAAAACCATTTCCGAAATGCTCGCGGAGGGTGAACACTTTGAGATTCGTGGATTTGGAACGTTCAAAGTGAAAGAACGCAAACCCCGAATGGCGCGTAACCCGCGTACCGGCGCTCAGGTGCCGCTCGATGTTCATTGGGTCCCCACCTTCAAACCCTCGCGTGAACTTCGTGCAATGATCAACGACCGAATGAAGGCAAAGCGAACAGCAGCCTCTTCATAA
- a CDS encoding transketolase, which produces MASLDFQIYPLTSGFHGDSRPTPKSDLVKEYGYDTFVPFTNSASNSDEEITSIAREIRRDIIRSLVEAKSGHSGGPLGSSDIFATLYFGGVMNHDPKNPWAANRDRFILSAGHMCPVLYATLANAGYFPKAELLTLRKLNSRLQGHPGRDMGLPGIESSTGSLGQGLGIAVGMALADKLVTKNSNRVYALTGDGELQEGEIWEAAMAAAHYKLDNLCVVVDRNHCQIDGRTDEVMEIDPVADKWTAFGFHTIHVNGHNIGELRQAFAEAKSTKGKPTCIVAETYMGHPISFMNDDFRWHGKPPKPEEAVKALEELL; this is translated from the coding sequence ATGGCATCACTTGACTTTCAGATCTACCCTTTGACGAGCGGCTTTCACGGCGACTCCCGACCGACGCCAAAATCCGATCTCGTGAAGGAATACGGGTACGACACATTCGTACCGTTCACGAACTCGGCATCGAACAGCGACGAAGAGATCACCTCGATCGCACGCGAGATCCGACGCGACATCATTCGCTCGCTTGTCGAAGCCAAGAGCGGACACTCGGGCGGACCGCTCGGCTCGTCGGATATTTTCGCGACGCTCTACTTCGGCGGCGTGATGAATCACGATCCGAAGAATCCATGGGCGGCGAATCGCGACCGGTTCATCCTTTCGGCCGGCCACATGTGCCCGGTGCTCTATGCGACGCTCGCCAACGCAGGATATTTCCCGAAAGCCGAACTGCTGACACTGCGCAAGCTCAACAGCCGCTTGCAAGGTCACCCGGGTCGCGATATGGGGCTGCCGGGCATCGAGAGCTCGACCGGTTCGCTCGGTCAGGGTCTAGGTATCGCCGTCGGCATGGCACTGGCCGATAAGCTCGTAACGAAGAATTCGAACCGCGTCTATGCGCTTACCGGCGACGGCGAGTTGCAAGAAGGCGAGATCTGGGAAGCAGCCATGGCCGCTGCTCATTATAAGCTCGATAACCTCTGCGTTGTCGTCGATCGCAATCATTGCCAGATCGACGGTCGTACTGATGAGGTGATGGAGATCGATCCGGTCGCCGATAAGTGGACCGCCTTCGGCTTCCATACGATCCACGTGAACGGACACAACATCGGCGAACTTCGCCAGGCATTTGCCGAAGCGAAGTCGACGAAAGGCAAGCCGACGTGCATCGTCGCCGAAACGTACATGGGGCACCCGATCAGCTTCATGAACGACGACTTCCGCTGGCACGGAAAACCACCGAAGCCGGAAGAAGCCGTGAAGGCATTGGAAGAATTGCTCTAA